Genomic DNA from Gimesia aquarii:
AATGGCAATACTCATCGTATGTGTTTCCTCAAATACTTCTAATAGACAAACTTGATCTGTTGAACTGGCGTCGTATCAACATTTATTGATGTAATTTAACTGGAGAATCACATTTTTAGCAGAAATTTAGTACAAGCTCAAATGACTGAGTTTAGATTGTATGAATCTTTCAGTGACCCAGGAAAATAACTGGTTCGATAAATCATCCAAAGCATGACCAGGCCTACAGATGCAAATTGAACACAGAATATCAATAAACCAGGAATGTCTCCGTTATTTTACGACAGCCATAGAAAAGAAACGCATTGAATGAGTTGTTTGGATTCAAATAAAGAATCCTAACGAAAACGAATTAAAAATACCTCGGATCAGAGCCCAATCTCGTCAGCCGGGATTAATCATGTTAAACTGGAGCGTTCGAGTTCCAGCCTATGCACTCAGTAAAACAACTCCTGGATCCTATTTGCACTACAAATCAACTGAAAAATCTCCTTATGAGTTCGACTTCTCCAAACATAAAACAGAATACCGATCAAAAATCGTATGTGGAACTTCCTGTGGAACCGATGGACCCCCAGCTAAAAACAATACAGCCGGGGGGGGGAATCATTATCAATTTAGAAATGTTGTGGGGAAATTGGCGCCGATTTTGGTTGAAGACGTTTCGTCGTGGCTATGTAAATCAAATGGAAAACACTCGCAAAGGTGATTTTAATCCTTGTCCACATGATGTACTTGATCCACGTGATCTAAAATATTACGAAAATCAAGGAGGCTACTACTGGGATAAGAATGATGATCCTTTCACTTACCGAAGCCAACTTCCCTTCGCCCGCGAAGGTCTGGCAGAACTGATTGTGCTTTCGATTCTGTTTTTTGGAGGTGCCCTCCTTGGTATAGGATTTATTCTAACAAGCCAACTTCCAGGATTTCTTACAGCGATTGGCTGGTTACTGGTTTTGACGTTGTGTTTATTCGGTCTGGAAATCGTCTGGTTCTTTCGAAATCCAAAGCGTGTCGTTCCTGAAGGTGACGAGCTCATTGTTTCTCCTGCCGACGGTACTTTTGATACGATTGAAGAAATAGAGCATCATGATTTCATTGGCGGGCCAGCGATTGAAATTGGAATATTTCTTTCCATCTTTAATGTCCATATTAACCGCATGCCTGTAACAGGTAAAATTATTAAACTTGCCTATAAACCAGGTAAATGCCTGAATGCGCTGCGCGCTGAATCGGCTCGTGAAAATGAGCGGTTAGAAATTTATTTACAAATGCCACATCCTGTCCTCAGACCCATGCTGGTTCAGCAAATTACCGGAGCGATAGCCCGACGTATTGTATGCCGACTGAAACCGGGAGACAAATTACGTAAGGGAGATCAGTTTGGAATGATTAAGTTAGGTTCACGAACCGTAATTGTATTTCCGAAAGAGGAAGGGTTAGAAATTCTGACAAAGCCAGGTGATAAACTGAAGGCCGGTTCTACGATTCTGGCACGATATGCATCATCTCATGACAAGAATCCGTCAGTTGCCGAGGAAATTAATGAAGAAGCGTAAACTGATTGCAGTACTTCCGACGTTGTTAACGTTGGGTAATGCTGCCTGTGGATTTGGTGCAATTACTTATGCGGCAAAAGTCGGTCCGGAATACCTCGGTCAGGCTGCCAACGGAGGTGGATTAACCCGTATGTTGGGGTCTTCCCCCGGAATATACAATTCGTTCGATAATCAGCATTTGTTTGTTGCAGCGGTTCTCATCTTTGTGGCGATGCTGTTTGATGCACTGGATGGCAGTGCTGCCCGCTGGGCCAATCAGACGAGTGAATTTGGAGCACAACTCGACAGCCTGTGTGATGCCATTAGCTTCGGAATAGCCCCCGCATTTCTGATGCTACAAATGGTTCAGTTCAGAACCGAGTACCATCCGCGGTTATTGTGGGTGATTGCACTCCTGTTTGCTGTCTGCACGATTCTAAGGTTAGCTCGATTTAATGTGGAAACGGATGAAGACGACACTCATGAAGGCTTTAGCGGGCTTCCATCGCCGGCTGCCGCGGGAACTGTTGCCTCTTTTCCCATTGCGATGCGAGGGCTTCAGAAGTTGGCTGAAGATTCCGAACCGGAATCATTTGCACAGACAGTCTCTCTATGGCTAATACCAGCTGTTGAAATGTCGCTCCCCTGGATTACTTTGGCAGTAGCTGCTTTGATGGTTACACGGATTCAGTATGCCCATGTGTTTAACCAATTGTTCACAGGTCAACGTAGTCGAAGACACGTCATTCAGTTGGTCTTTTCCTTTGCATTGATTTTCCTGGTCCGCGAATTGGCGATCCCCGTTTTATTCTGTTATTTCGCGTTTTCCGCGCCAATTCATGCTTTTTGGGGAGAAGTTATCTCTGGGCGACTATACAAATCAAAACAAATCTGAGACACTAACACGTTTTATCCCCTTATTTATCGAACCCCAAAGGTACTGCCACCGATGTTTACGGGACTGGTCGAGGATCGGGGTACCGTTCAATTATTAGAAAAGAACGGCTCTGCTATCGATTTAACTCTTGAGATTTCGGAGCTCATCACGAATGATGCCCACATTGGTGATAGTGTGGCCATTAACGGATGCTGCCTGACTGTTGTTGAAATTAACTCGGGTACTCTTAAGTTTCAGGCAGGGGCAGAGACCCTTGGGAAAACTAACTTGGGACTGTTATCACAGGGTGACCAGGTTAATATTGAACGTCCTTTGGCAGCCGATGGTCGCTTGGGAGGCCATTTTGTTCAAGGGCACGTCGACGGCGTTGGTTCGATCAAGTGCATAGACAGGGATGGTGAGTGGATCACCATGTGGTTTGAAGTACCTGAAGCACTTTCCCTGCAAATGGTACCTAAAGGATCGGTCACAGTAGATGGAATTAGTTTGACCATCGTGGATTGCCAACCGGCTGCTTTCAGTATAGCGTTAATACCGCATACACTGGAAGTAACCACACTAGGCCAAAAACAGGTTGGCAGTGTTGTGAATATCGAAACAGATATACTCGGGAAGTATGTGCAAAAACTGATTCCCTTAAGACTTGATGGTTTCAATGAAAGACAATGATAGGCAGACTCGATCATATTTAATGCAGCTTTTTGAGCAGCATGGTTTTAACCCGCGCTCTGATTTGGGACAAAACTTTCTGATTGATCTGAATATTATTGAGTACGTTGTCGATCATGGCCATATTCAACCGAACGACATCGTCCTGGAAGTCGGCACGGGAACAGGGGGAATGACGACCTTTATGGCCCAGCAGGCAAAACATGTTATATCAGTCGAATATGATCAGAATATGTATACGCTGGCGAGTGAAGCCATTCAAAACTATCAAAATGTCACATTGCTCAACTGCGACGCATTAAAAAATAAAAATAACCTGTCGCCTCAGGTGCTATCTGCGATTGATGAACAACTAGAGGCAAATCCTGGTAGTCGTCTCAAGCTTGTGGCTAATCTTCCTTACAATATCGCAACTCCTATTGTTTCCAACCTCGTGGCTTCTGATCTTCCCTGGGATCGCATGGTGGTCACGATTCAGTATGAGCTTGGATTGAAGATGTCCTGCAAACCTTCGACTTCTAACTACGGTGCCTTGTCGGTTTGGTTACAGTCACAATGTTTTGTCAAGCTTCTCAAAAAGTTAGGACCCACTGTATTTTGGCCTCGACCGAAAGTCGATTCCGCCATCGTACAATTAACTCCGAATCCACCACTCAAGAAAAAGATTAGAGATCGAGTTTTCTTCCAGGATTTTCTGAGGCGCGTGTTTCAGCACCGACGAAAGTTGATGCGTAGTACACTCGTTGGAATGTATAGCAAGCAACTCTCTAAGTCTGAAGTGGATTCTATTTTATTAGAGCATGGGATCGTGAAAGAAAAAACACGCGCGGAAGAACTCACCGTTCCTAGCTTGATTGAATTAGCAAATTCATTTCATGAGCAAGTCACACAGAAGGCAAACGTTTAAGAGTTCTGTTCTGATTCAGGATTTATCTTAGAGATCGTTGATTGAAAATTAATCTGATAGTTAAAAAATAGAATAAGAAATAAATTAAAGAGACGCGTAAGGAGAGGACCAATGGAAGATCGCATTATCTGTCAGGGAATCACATTTGATGATGTACTGTTACAACCTGCTTATAGTGAAGTCATGCCTTCAGAAGTCAGTGTTGCCAGCCAGCTCACTAAAAATATCCCTCTCAATGTTCCCATCATCAGCAGCCCTATGGACACCGTTACCGAAAGCGATATGGCCATTGGGATGGCACAAGAGGGAGGGGTTGGCATTATCCACAAAAACATGACTCCCGAACAACAGTCTATGCAGGTAGATCTGGTGAAGCGGAGCGAGCATGGTGTGATTGTGGATCCTGTGACACTACCACCGGAAGCGACAGTGGCAGAAGCTGCCGAAATAATGAAGCGAAGAAATATTGGTGGAGTACCTGTCACGAAAGATGGGAAACTTGCGGGGATTTTGACGAGTAGGGATTTAAGGTTTCTTGATTCACCTGAAACCCGAATTTCTGAAGTGATGACGAAAGAAAAGCTTGTAACGGCTACGGAAGATACAACGCTTGAAGAGGCTCAACGGATATTATTGGAAAATAAGGTCGAGAAACTTCTGCTGGTTGACGAAAATTATCAACTGAAGGGGCTCATTACGATCAAAGACATCGACAAGACGATGCAATTCCCGCTGGCCTCAAAAGATTCACGAGGTCGGCTGCGAGTGGGAGCTGCTGTCGGCGTATTTGATTTTGAGCGAGCCGCTTTATTGATTGAGAAAGGGGTTGATCTCCTGGTTGTTGATAGTGCTCATGGCCATTCTGGCAATGTAGTGCAGACTGTGAGAGAAATCAAAGACCGATGGGACATCGATGTAGTCGCTGGAAATGTGGCTACAGAACAAGGTGCCCGTGATTTGGCAGATGCGGGAGCGGATGCCGTCAAAGTCGGAATTGGACCTGGATCAATTTGTACAACTCGAATTATCTCAGGTGTGGGAGTTCCCCAGTTAACGGCCATTTCCAATGCGGCAAAAGCATTGGAAGGCTCGGGAGTTCCCGTGATTGCCGACGGAGGAATTCGTTTTAGTGGCGACATCGCCAAGGCACTGGCAGCCGGTGCTCATACGGTAATGTTGGGAGGATTACTTGCAGGTCTGGATGAAAGTCCGGGCGAATTGATTTTATATCAGGGACGTAGTTTTAAACGTTACCGTGGTATGGGATCAATGGGAGCAATGGTTAAAGGCAGTAGCGAACGTTACCGCCAAAGTTCAATCAAACAAGATGGAAAGGACTCTGCTAAAAAACTCGTTCCTGAAGGAGTGGAAGGACGTGTCCCCTATAAAGGACCACTTCAAAATCTGCTCTACCAGCTTGTAGGAGGGCTTCGGGCAGGAATGGGATATTTAGGTGTCCAATCCGTCGCGGAAATGCGAACAGAGGCCAGATTTATTCAAGTCTCTGCAGCAACGGTTAGGGAGAACCATCCGCATGACATTTCAGTCACTCAGGAAGCACCAAATTACACGGCCGAACATTTACCTATGGAATAATGCTCGGCTACGATGGCTCATTGCTACAGTACTCACGCTCGGAGTGGGCCCGTTTGCTATTGCTGATGACCCCTTCATTTCAGCAGATCCATTTTCCTCGCGACCAGGAGCGTCTGCTCAAACGTGGGAAGAGTTGAAAGGTCGCTCAGCAGAAAAACGCTGGGAGTCAATCTCACGAGAAAGCAAACGTGAGCTCAAAAAACAAAATAGAAAAGCGCGTAAAGAACAACGTAGATCAAACAAAAATTCCAACGAGATGGAATTCGTACCCGTATTTCGACAGATTCCTGATGATCTCCCTGAAACCACCTCTGAGACAGAAACCACTCTACCTGACTCAACTGACTTCAAGCCAATTCCTGATCAAA
This window encodes:
- a CDS encoding phosphatidylserine decarboxylase, giving the protein MSSTSPNIKQNTDQKSYVELPVEPMDPQLKTIQPGGGIIINLEMLWGNWRRFWLKTFRRGYVNQMENTRKGDFNPCPHDVLDPRDLKYYENQGGYYWDKNDDPFTYRSQLPFAREGLAELIVLSILFFGGALLGIGFILTSQLPGFLTAIGWLLVLTLCLFGLEIVWFFRNPKRVVPEGDELIVSPADGTFDTIEEIEHHDFIGGPAIEIGIFLSIFNVHINRMPVTGKIIKLAYKPGKCLNALRAESARENERLEIYLQMPHPVLRPMLVQQITGAIARRIVCRLKPGDKLRKGDQFGMIKLGSRTVIVFPKEEGLEILTKPGDKLKAGSTILARYASSHDKNPSVAEEINEEA
- the pssA gene encoding CDP-diacylglycerol--serine O-phosphatidyltransferase, with amino-acid sequence MKKRKLIAVLPTLLTLGNAACGFGAITYAAKVGPEYLGQAANGGGLTRMLGSSPGIYNSFDNQHLFVAAVLIFVAMLFDALDGSAARWANQTSEFGAQLDSLCDAISFGIAPAFLMLQMVQFRTEYHPRLLWVIALLFAVCTILRLARFNVETDEDDTHEGFSGLPSPAAAGTVASFPIAMRGLQKLAEDSEPESFAQTVSLWLIPAVEMSLPWITLAVAALMVTRIQYAHVFNQLFTGQRSRRHVIQLVFSFALIFLVRELAIPVLFCYFAFSAPIHAFWGEVISGRLYKSKQI
- a CDS encoding riboflavin synthase is translated as MFTGLVEDRGTVQLLEKNGSAIDLTLEISELITNDAHIGDSVAINGCCLTVVEINSGTLKFQAGAETLGKTNLGLLSQGDQVNIERPLAADGRLGGHFVQGHVDGVGSIKCIDRDGEWITMWFEVPEALSLQMVPKGSVTVDGISLTIVDCQPAAFSIALIPHTLEVTTLGQKQVGSVVNIETDILGKYVQKLIPLRLDGFNERQ
- the rsmA gene encoding 16S rRNA (adenine(1518)-N(6)/adenine(1519)-N(6))-dimethyltransferase RsmA, producing MKDNDRQTRSYLMQLFEQHGFNPRSDLGQNFLIDLNIIEYVVDHGHIQPNDIVLEVGTGTGGMTTFMAQQAKHVISVEYDQNMYTLASEAIQNYQNVTLLNCDALKNKNNLSPQVLSAIDEQLEANPGSRLKLVANLPYNIATPIVSNLVASDLPWDRMVVTIQYELGLKMSCKPSTSNYGALSVWLQSQCFVKLLKKLGPTVFWPRPKVDSAIVQLTPNPPLKKKIRDRVFFQDFLRRVFQHRRKLMRSTLVGMYSKQLSKSEVDSILLEHGIVKEKTRAEELTVPSLIELANSFHEQVTQKANV
- the guaB gene encoding IMP dehydrogenase, with amino-acid sequence MEDRIICQGITFDDVLLQPAYSEVMPSEVSVASQLTKNIPLNVPIISSPMDTVTESDMAIGMAQEGGVGIIHKNMTPEQQSMQVDLVKRSEHGVIVDPVTLPPEATVAEAAEIMKRRNIGGVPVTKDGKLAGILTSRDLRFLDSPETRISEVMTKEKLVTATEDTTLEEAQRILLENKVEKLLLVDENYQLKGLITIKDIDKTMQFPLASKDSRGRLRVGAAVGVFDFERAALLIEKGVDLLVVDSAHGHSGNVVQTVREIKDRWDIDVVAGNVATEQGARDLADAGADAVKVGIGPGSICTTRIISGVGVPQLTAISNAAKALEGSGVPVIADGGIRFSGDIAKALAAGAHTVMLGGLLAGLDESPGELILYQGRSFKRYRGMGSMGAMVKGSSERYRQSSIKQDGKDSAKKLVPEGVEGRVPYKGPLQNLLYQLVGGLRAGMGYLGVQSVAEMRTEARFIQVSAATVRENHPHDISVTQEAPNYTAEHLPME